The window tcaatattttcttttttttgtcctgTATTTATTTCCTGAAAAGCCAATATTGCAATCTTTGCATACTAAATATGACCTGGCGAACGGCATGAAGAATAATagccagccagccagccagccagGTTGAGAAGAGAGGCACCAGCGTTTCTTAACCTCGCCATGCATGATGATACAGAGCTCTCATTTTTTCATGTGGAGAAGACTTTGGTTTACCGATGGACCGAATATCTTCTCACTTATGAGCTCGATATGCATAGCAATGGCAAAGCATGTGATTTGATTCGATGCAAAGTAAAGAACCTTATCAGAACTTGACATGTTGCGAATCCTCTTGGAAGAGAAGGCAAATTCTTTGATTCTTCAACTTCGATGGGGTTACAAGGCCCATGGGTTATGAActtattttcctagaaatgTTTAGGCCATCTATCCTCTTGAAGACAGATTCCCCTGTTTTGTTATTTATAGTCCAATGTTTTTATCATCCAACATCTAACATTATATCGTGACACTTATGTGGAGTGATTTAGATTTAAAAGGTCATATCATCTTATGATCATGTGTATGAACTTGCTTGTTATTGAATAAAGCAAAATTCATGTGAACTATTGATAGAATCTTTCGTAGatggaaaattataaatttgatgCATTGAAGTGTCTTTCATTTTCAAGTAAGGCCTCATTACGGTGAGATCAACCAAATATGAGGAGAAATTGTTGTGAAAAATTATTATGCCTCATTAACAATGGTTAATTTAGTAACggcttgagaaaaaaaaacaaatatatcaCTCCTACAAGGTgcacaagaaatcaaattatatataaatttggtGATTTCACCAATCGAGTTGTAAGTATCTGACATATCCCGACCCAACGATTTTCTATTAAGTGGTGATGAAAGGTCTAATATGTACAaatcttccccctttttttttataccgaGGATTCAGCTTAACTCACCTTACGAGAACACAGCATCGACTATACTTCGGAAGAGACTAGCCCAACAACCCACCAGTCGAGGTCCCCCGCTTAAGTCACAGAATTGTTCTGGGAGTTGTGGTGGACTCTGGGAGTCGAACCCTAACTTGGCGGTCAAGAGACCAAAGCCTCCACCAGCGCAGCCATGCATGGGTGGGTTACAAATCTTCCCCTTTTACAATCAATTAGATCCGTTAATTCGTACAATTATTTATCCAATTGCAAACATTTATGAAACACTTTctaaagaccaaaaaaaaaaataataataacaacaacaacgacAAAGTCTATGGCTCCTACCATAAAGGGTGTATGGCAAATcaaatcataataaatttttggCTATTTCACCAATCTAAGTCACggatatataataaatttataccCATGAAAGGTTTAATTTGTACAAATCTTCTCAATCTGATCTTTTAGTTGTAGAACTATTTACTCAATTGCAGACATTTCCGAAACACCACTAATATGAGATTTCATACCTAATTTTAGGTTAGAACCTCCACCAGGACCGCCACTTTCTAAAGATAAACAGATCGGATATTTGCCTAAGTAGTAGATAATGCACTTAATCTAGCCTGGCTGCATTTTCATATTCCCCTTTTTGGACTTTAGAGAAAGCACAAACGCATGGTAAGACATCAACAGGAATAGCAACTGAGACTTACGAtttgacaaatgaatcattcccttttttatcttttgaccaGTTTTCGTATCTAATGGAGGTTGGCGTGGCTTCAACGGAGACGGTGAAGAAAGGACATGATTCTTGCATAATTTCCAACTTGACAGTGGCTCAATCTAGGTGATTTGAATCTCTTCAAGTGATGGGGCACCATATGGTCCATATCTGCCTCACTTTAGCAGGAATATTCAAGTGAGAAGCCCCATCACTTGGGCTCTGTACTTGACTGGACCAGGAGTTTTGACCCGGCTGCTCTCTTTCATTTCGAAACCTTACTGAACCCTGCCATCATACCAGCCGACAGCAATATATCAAATTCCTACGAATGATGACATACCATAATCAATTAGAATGATCATTCATTCAGGATGCAGCTCAGGAATTTACAAGTGAATACAAGAACAATAAACTTAGGAGTTGTGTTAGCCGGTCAACAGACATCTGATTTTGGGCCATCCAGAATTGAATAAAAAGCGCCGTGTGACAACaagaaatcacaaatcaatatgTAAGATATGCTAAATTAATCAAGTGCATTGACTACCCTGAAAAAGGTTTGATGACTTGAGTCCAATGCTGACTGCAGAGAAGTTTTTCATGTACATGAGAATTTAGACATGATTATCTATATTTAGGCCAGATTCTGTGGATCAGGGGTCAACTTCGTTCTACTTCTGACCAAGGCAATATGTAGTGTCCCATTCAAAGAAGATTAGCACAGGCTTTTCTTTGAAAGAAAGAGGACTTCCATGAAGCACACGTAAGGCAGGCACAAGGATTGCAGCATGCTGAACCATATCATGTACTTGCTAATCTTTTCACAGCATTCAAGATGACGACGAAGCAGCATCACCATCCTTGCCCAAATGATATTTTCATGACGTAGCCCCCGTTTCCATCGAGAAGACAAGCATACGTTAGTCGACGTGATGGATTCTATTCAGTCTATATGTAAATATAGCTTTATCTGGCACGACCACTTATAGCACGAAGAAGCCAAAACACATATGCGCTCTCCATCAACCGAGAAAATCTTCAAGCATCTGAAAAAGAAGCTGAAGTAAGTTGTCCCGAGCATTAGAGAGACCTAACTCAGTAACTCATCTTCCTCCAGACAGAAACTTGACACGACTAATTTCCCCAGTTTTAGGACTAGCCCCCTAACCGCCAATGCAATTCCAACCTGGGAGCAGCCAGTCATCCACGCTCAATCATCACGGCCATATCCTTCGTGGCTGTTCGCAGCAGCGTCAGGTTAAAAGATCGATCCATAAAGTAAAAGAATAAGTAGTCATTTTGTCAAAGATGCCTGCAGCAACCACTTCATGACCAACTTGTGCAACAAGCAAGCCAACCAAAAGTATGGTTTACAAAAAGGAATATGTAGCGTGGTAAATAAAAAGAGGAATACAAAGTTAGATAGATGCATTTTCAGATTTGAGCGCAAACCTCAtgaatgaagaaattatttGCAAGGAGCCATAGATAATGCCATTCACCTTCCATGatttatcaaattcaaatttaaaaatatccaaGTTACCAAGGATTCCACGTAAATGAGAGGATCAAAATACAAACAGTACTTTCTAGTCGATCTATATGATACTTCACAGCTAAAAGCAAACACCGATCAACTTGAATGTTCAATCGCtctctttctttcaaaatatcCAAAAGCAGCAGATACCTAGCAGATATCCAGATGGTACTCGACCTACGGGCGACAGATGCTTGGAAGAGTACTCTTGCTGAGTCCATCATTTGTGACTATCCGAATCCTTCTTTGGATGGATCGCCCCAATGATGGCCTCTATCTCTTCTTTTGCGCGCTCAAATACACTCGGCCCCTTGACTTCATCAACTGGTGTGTTCTCGTCAATGTCGTCGCTCGTCCCATGAGTTTCCTTGTGGTGGTGCGGCGATCTGTTGGCATGGACCACCGCCTCGACCTCTTCTTTAGCTCTTTCCAATATGTTTGGAGCCTTGACGTCTTTCCCTTTCATATTAAAGAGGCAAAAACATTGGCAACATATGAAAAACTAATTTATCACATACAAATTTCTCTGGACTTCTCACATTTGTAAGTAGGGTAATGCAATTAACCTGAAActaaaatttcccaaaatccaCTGGAAGGATGAATTCTCTTACACGAGTATAtaaactttccttttttccattcatttccAAGTAGAGTATCTCTACAGCTAAGAAATGACCAAAacccacgaaaaaaaaaaagcgatctttcttttcttctccagctaaaaattgcaaatttgaaGACTTCATAGAAGCAAGAACCCGTGATTGCATCAAGGCGAACCAAAAGGACATCAATTCCAACATAAAAACGCAACGACCACTGCAAATTCGAAGGAACGAACTCTTCCGCGAGCAAACAACAGAGAATTAAGAAGCTGCAGCCCATAATCGACGCCTCAACGAAGATATTTAACGAATTTTCAAGATTAAAGCAGATGCGACATGACCCAGATGGAGTAAAAACCTGGCGATGAGTCACTGTGATCTGGCTTTGCTGATTCCGCCATTGGAGCTCTGCgagagaaaaaggaccaaacAAGCTGAACCCGACCCTTGCCGTCGCTTCTTTAGGAGGAAGATGGATCTTAGTGGGCTTTGGGCCTCTTAACGGGCCCGATTGTCGGCCCGATTTCTGAAAGCGTTAGGGGCATGATTACTTTGGAAGACGACGACCCGCATGGTGGAGCAGCTTcgattgaccaaaaaatttacTGAGGTCGATGCACGTTCTTGATGATAAACAGGGATATGGAACAGAACAGTAATACACAGTAGGACGCGGGCTCTTGCAGGACCGTGACAAAACTGCACATAGGTGCTCAAATCATTGATGCGATGTGGATATTATTTAACTCGATAAGATTGATAATATTTTCAACATCTatttctataatcaaattcGATTCGACTCAGTCAAAGTTATAGTGTTTTATTATCATATTGATTCGAATTCCTAGCCATTC of the Eucalyptus grandis isolate ANBG69807.140 chromosome 10, ASM1654582v1, whole genome shotgun sequence genome contains:
- the LOC104423010 gene encoding uncharacterized protein LOC104423010, with product MAESAKPDHSDSSPGKDVKAPNILERAKEEVEAVVHANRSPHHHKETHGTSDDIDENTPVDEVKGPSVFERAKEEIEAIIGAIHPKKDSDSHK